One genomic region from Terriglobus aquaticus encodes:
- a CDS encoding arsenate reductase/protein-tyrosine-phosphatase family protein, with protein sequence MSLSLIRIAGISAFVLTLGGSVSRSHAQTLDSQVLFVCEHGNVKSLMAASYFNQLAQERGLRYRAVSRGTAPNSTTVPNAIIQGLAGDGFNVSSFHPSAVKTSDVSASQRVITIGTELPADAQEAAQAKIEQWSDVPAASDDYSAARAAIKRHVESFVASLEATNLLTKTAVIEVSGPKGQRFDYLAIDPEDHYLLSAHLGPGIMYVVDLRTNILVKAISGVPGITGVEYISDRHKAYTSDWGEGKIGVVDLKTMAVVKRLPTESKPNGISYAQEFGKAYAVNTLAKAVSVIDVEKDEIVKILRFDSETGTPGYDSVAKRMYVSLRSTNEVAEIDPATDRIVGKYPVDGCVFDHGMAIDSEHHRAFLLCGRSQNLTVFALNSHKAIAHFPIPAGADVVKYDSGNGRVYAACSSGSISVVQEDDPDHFHKLGDVPVAQSVHSLAVDPATHRVYAPEQEEDGKPVARIIVYEASHR encoded by the coding sequence TCGCCGGAATTTCTGCTTTCGTACTGACACTCGGTGGCTCTGTGTCAAGAAGTCATGCCCAGACTCTTGACTCTCAGGTGCTCTTTGTCTGTGAACACGGCAATGTGAAGAGCCTTATGGCGGCGTCTTACTTCAACCAACTGGCTCAGGAGCGTGGGCTGCGTTATCGGGCAGTATCTCGGGGTACTGCTCCGAACTCAACCACCGTACCGAACGCGATTATTCAAGGCTTGGCCGGCGACGGCTTCAACGTGAGTTCATTTCATCCGTCGGCGGTGAAGACTTCCGACGTATCTGCATCTCAGCGTGTCATCACGATCGGGACAGAGCTGCCCGCGGACGCACAGGAGGCGGCTCAGGCGAAGATAGAGCAGTGGAGCGACGTGCCAGCCGCCAGCGATGACTACAGTGCAGCGCGTGCAGCTATCAAGAGACATGTCGAAAGCTTCGTCGCCTCTCTCGAAGCGACGAACCTGCTTACGAAGACGGCGGTCATCGAAGTGTCCGGCCCGAAAGGGCAGCGCTTCGACTATCTCGCTATCGACCCGGAGGATCACTACCTCCTGTCAGCGCATCTGGGCCCCGGCATCATGTATGTCGTCGACCTGCGCACGAATATATTGGTCAAGGCTATTTCGGGCGTCCCGGGAATCACTGGGGTGGAGTACATTTCGGACAGACACAAGGCCTATACCTCGGATTGGGGCGAAGGAAAGATAGGTGTTGTCGACCTCAAGACCATGGCAGTCGTCAAACGTCTGCCCACGGAGTCGAAGCCTAACGGCATCTCCTACGCTCAAGAGTTCGGGAAGGCATACGCCGTCAATACGCTTGCCAAGGCTGTCAGCGTAATTGATGTTGAAAAGGATGAGATTGTAAAGATTCTGCGATTCGACAGTGAGACCGGAACACCAGGCTACGATTCGGTTGCCAAACGGATGTATGTCAGTCTACGTTCGACCAACGAGGTTGCAGAGATCGATCCCGCAACCGATCGCATTGTGGGCAAGTATCCGGTCGATGGCTGTGTCTTTGATCACGGCATGGCGATCGACTCGGAACACCATCGCGCATTCCTGCTCTGCGGGAGAAGCCAGAACCTCACAGTCTTCGCGCTTAACAGCCACAAGGCGATTGCTCATTTTCCGATACCGGCCGGTGCGGATGTGGTGAAATACGACTCCGGCAACGGCCGAGTCTACGCCGCGTGTTCCAGCGGTTCCATCTCAGTGGTTCAGGAAGACGACCCAGACCATTTTCACAAGTTGGGAGATGTTCCCGTAGCCCAATCGGTCCACAGTCTCGCCGTTGATCCAGCCACGCATCGGGTGTACGCCCCGGAGCAGGAGGAAGACGGCAAGCCCGTCGCACGGATCATCGTCTACGAGGCTAGTCACAGGTGA
- a CDS encoding YncE family protein translates to MRKTTLVILLVSLCGWPTVSPAQSANAEPLKLIATIPLPDVQGRIDHLSIDMKGQRLFVAALGNNSLEIIDLKENKRIHSIAGLAEPQGIAYIPSSNHLFVADGKDGSVREFDAASWKMLNSISYGDDADNLRFDPASGHIWVGYGGGALSEFDQDGAKLGEIKVDAHPESFQLEKNGSRMFVNLPGARKIAVVDRKARSILASWRTGGPLANFSMALDEQNHRLFVVTRLPARLIVLDTVDGKRVAGLSAIGDCDDVFYDAQRHRIYATGGEGGIAVFQQRDPDHYDEIARVKTVGGARTGLFSADLDKLYVAVRKQGSQPAEIRVYEPVP, encoded by the coding sequence ATGCGTAAAACTACCTTGGTTATTCTTCTAGTATCGCTATGCGGTTGGCCAACTGTTTCTCCCGCGCAGTCTGCAAACGCCGAACCTCTGAAGCTGATTGCCACGATCCCTTTGCCGGACGTCCAAGGCCGCATCGACCACCTTTCCATCGATATGAAAGGCCAGCGCCTCTTTGTCGCGGCCCTCGGAAACAATTCTCTCGAAATCATCGATTTGAAAGAGAATAAGCGAATCCATTCCATCGCCGGGTTGGCGGAACCTCAGGGTATCGCTTACATTCCTTCATCCAATCATCTCTTTGTAGCCGATGGCAAAGATGGTTCCGTCCGTGAGTTCGATGCAGCGTCCTGGAAGATGCTCAATTCGATCTCCTATGGCGATGATGCCGACAACCTGCGCTTCGATCCGGCCAGCGGCCACATCTGGGTGGGCTACGGAGGAGGTGCCTTGAGTGAATTTGACCAAGACGGAGCGAAGCTGGGAGAGATCAAAGTTGACGCGCATCCCGAATCCTTCCAACTGGAAAAGAACGGATCGAGAATGTTTGTCAACCTGCCTGGAGCCCGGAAGATCGCGGTTGTGGATCGCAAGGCTAGATCGATATTGGCGTCGTGGAGGACTGGAGGTCCGCTAGCCAACTTTTCCATGGCACTGGACGAACAGAACCACCGGTTATTCGTGGTCACCCGTCTTCCGGCGCGTCTCATTGTGCTGGACACGGTTGACGGCAAACGTGTGGCGGGTCTATCCGCAATCGGCGATTGCGATGATGTGTTTTATGATGCGCAGCGTCACCGCATCTATGCGACCGGAGGAGAAGGAGGGATCGCGGTGTTTCAACAGCGGGACCCTGATCACTATGACGAGATTGCCCGAGTCAAGACCGTAGGCGGTGCGCGAACGGGATTGTTCTCGGCGGATCTCGATAAGCTCTACGTTGCGGTACGAAAGCAAGGATCGCAGCCCGCTGAGATTCGCGTGTACGAACCGGTCCCGTAG
- a CDS encoding TolC family protein — translation MTDSIRCVWSESATRNRRTKTPGAWHVRSVISSCALLSVFAGSGSPIAHAQAPPPPSPVLALSEVVQSAVRDYPLVHVTQEELNASAANIELARTAYLPRIDGLTQFNRATRNNVFGALLPQSIVPSITGPVLGTNNGGSVWGSATGLLVNWQPFDFGVRHANVQASLAARDAAGAAVRRTQLEVGTAAADAFLTLIAAQQTEKSATAAVDNWDVLLRSIHALTSAQLRPGADESRIEAERALAGTQLAYAKQAEATSRATLVKFMPHADDGGVVFDVARLLSEPPPLADEDAPFQAGQHPILVQQKAVTAQSEAQLHATERSWVPKFNLEGAAFARGTGAESDGRRLGGINGLGPTTANYAVGVNVTFAFMDFASIHAHEAAQAATVKANKNNEQLADRTLQERFAIARAAVRTAREVAANTPVEVKAAHTAFDQAQARYKAGLAPIDDVAQAQRLVVQAEIDDSIARLNVWRALLQLQASRGDIQPFVQAVSK, via the coding sequence ATGACAGACAGCATTCGTTGCGTTTGGTCGGAGAGCGCTACGAGGAACCGGCGCACGAAAACACCCGGAGCCTGGCACGTACGAAGTGTTATTTCTTCGTGTGCGCTGTTGAGCGTGTTCGCGGGTTCCGGCAGTCCGATCGCGCACGCGCAAGCTCCTCCCCCGCCTTCTCCTGTACTTGCGCTCTCCGAGGTGGTTCAGTCTGCGGTGCGTGATTACCCCTTGGTGCACGTCACGCAGGAAGAACTCAACGCGTCTGCCGCCAATATTGAATTGGCGCGAACGGCCTACCTTCCACGAATCGACGGGCTGACCCAATTCAACCGCGCCACTAGGAACAACGTCTTCGGAGCGCTGCTGCCGCAAAGCATTGTGCCTTCCATCACGGGTCCGGTACTTGGAACGAATAACGGCGGCTCGGTCTGGGGCAGTGCAACTGGATTGCTCGTTAACTGGCAGCCGTTCGACTTTGGTGTCCGCCACGCCAACGTGCAGGCTTCCCTTGCGGCGCGGGACGCGGCCGGTGCGGCGGTTCGACGCACTCAACTGGAAGTTGGTACCGCGGCGGCTGATGCCTTTCTGACACTGATTGCAGCGCAGCAGACCGAGAAGTCTGCAACAGCGGCGGTAGACAACTGGGATGTGTTGCTGCGCAGCATCCATGCGTTGACATCGGCTCAACTTAGGCCAGGTGCGGACGAATCCCGGATAGAAGCTGAGCGCGCATTGGCAGGGACACAGCTCGCTTATGCGAAGCAAGCCGAAGCGACAAGCCGGGCCACCCTTGTTAAGTTCATGCCGCATGCGGACGACGGTGGAGTCGTGTTCGACGTCGCGCGTCTGTTGTCAGAGCCACCCCCGCTGGCGGACGAGGACGCGCCCTTCCAGGCGGGCCAGCATCCCATCCTGGTGCAGCAGAAAGCGGTCACTGCGCAATCGGAAGCGCAGTTGCACGCGACCGAACGCAGTTGGGTTCCGAAATTCAATTTAGAGGGTGCAGCCTTCGCTCGCGGAACGGGTGCCGAGTCGGACGGAAGGCGACTTGGGGGCATCAATGGTCTTGGTCCGACGACAGCGAATTACGCGGTGGGGGTTAATGTCACCTTCGCATTCATGGATTTTGCCAGCATCCATGCTCATGAAGCCGCACAAGCTGCGACGGTCAAAGCCAATAAGAACAACGAACAGCTGGCGGATAGAACCCTTCAGGAGCGGTTTGCCATCGCCCGGGCAGCGGTACGCACTGCGCGTGAGGTTGCAGCAAACACTCCGGTCGAAGTGAAAGCTGCACATACGGCCTTCGACCAAGCCCAGGCTCGCTACAAGGCAGGTCTTGCCCCGATCGATGACGTGGCGCAGGCACAACGGCTGGTAGTTCAGGCTGAGATCGATGATTCCATTGCTCGCCTGAATGTCTGGCGGGCTCTTCTTCAATTGCAAGCCTCGCGCGGGGATATTCAACCCTTCGTACAAGCAGTCAGCAAGTGA
- a CDS encoding efflux RND transporter permease subunit yields the protein MRLVLAALSRPLAVIVALIAILGGFALSLGRMRTDIFPEVGNPVIYVAQPYGGMTPAQMEGFLTYYYEYHFLYITGIESVDSKSIQGAALMKLSFREGTNMQQAMAETVGYVTRARAFMPPGTVPPFITRFDPGSVAVGLLLFTSTNHTQGELQNIALNQVRPLFATLPGVSAPPPFGGNQRTIVVTLDPDKLKQYHISPEQAISAVSTGSVVAPSGNLYDGTLNRIVRNNATLGPELGELMNTPIHPGSGTSVYLRDIGAVDNGTDIVTAYAHVDGRRTVYIPVTKRSDASTLAVISAVKAAIPLFKKAIPDDVDVQLAFDQSGYVSHAINGLVREAIIGAVLTGIVVLFFLRDWRGALIVVANIPFALFTAVLLLWATGQTINIMTLGGLALAVGVLVDEATVEIENIHTQLLPGVSRAKAVLEACKRTVIARLLSMLCVLAVFVPSFFMKGVGRQLFVPLSLAVGFAMIASYLLSSSLVPVFGTWMMKETHRREESEGAFGRLRARYEKFLDAVLKFRWPVILTYFGVSIVVLVLVTPHLGTEIFPDVNGPVLRMRLKAPVGTRIEETEPMILQALDLIRKTIGKENVEITSDYVGVQPSSYPINLVHLFSSGPEEAMVQVQLRPGHPDDERLREDLRSAFSKEMPSLHLSFEAGDIVSQVMSFGSPTPVQIDVQGVNLEQNYAQLAKIEAELHKLSFLRDISIVQPQKYPTVEVNIDRQYAGQFGLTMADVTNSMVAATGSSRFTSPNYWRDPNTGNAFQIQVQIPPSRAQGMPALSSLPLMRDGLSQPQLDQVASLQYGTMPEMIERLSGQRVVSLTANLHGVTLGEAQQKIKDALAKMPAPPKGSVVTVRGEVPALEETISGLRVGLLLAIATIFLLLMAYFQSLRLPLAVLSTIPGVLCGVVLMLLVTRTTLNIQSFMGAIMAVGISVANAILLVTFAEHARQQEGAEVAAHTGAVGRLRAILMTATAMICGMIPMAIGFGEGGAQSAPLARAVIGGLLFSTFATLAVLPAIYGLLQRRASVTSNSLNPEDPASRYYAQS from the coding sequence ATGCGTCTTGTTTTGGCAGCTTTATCTCGTCCGTTGGCTGTGATCGTCGCATTGATCGCGATCCTGGGCGGCTTTGCCCTTTCGCTGGGACGCATGCGCACCGACATCTTTCCCGAGGTCGGGAATCCGGTGATCTATGTTGCGCAGCCATACGGGGGAATGACGCCTGCCCAGATGGAGGGCTTCCTCACCTACTACTACGAGTACCACTTCCTCTACATCACCGGTATCGAATCGGTCGACAGCAAGAGTATCCAAGGCGCTGCGCTGATGAAGCTAAGCTTCCGTGAAGGAACCAACATGCAGCAGGCGATGGCTGAGACGGTAGGCTACGTCACGCGAGCCCGCGCTTTCATGCCCCCCGGCACCGTCCCGCCGTTCATCACGCGTTTCGATCCAGGTAGCGTGGCCGTCGGTTTGTTACTCTTCACCAGCACGAACCATACCCAGGGCGAACTCCAGAACATCGCGCTCAACCAGGTACGCCCGTTGTTTGCGACGCTGCCCGGCGTCTCTGCGCCTCCGCCCTTTGGCGGCAATCAACGGACGATCGTCGTCACGCTTGACCCGGACAAGCTGAAGCAATACCACATCTCGCCGGAGCAGGCGATCTCCGCAGTGAGCACGGGGTCGGTGGTCGCTCCATCCGGAAACCTCTATGACGGCACCCTGAACCGGATCGTGCGCAACAATGCGACGCTCGGGCCGGAACTGGGCGAGTTGATGAACACGCCGATCCACCCAGGATCAGGCACAAGTGTCTATCTCCGCGATATTGGAGCGGTCGACAACGGAACCGACATTGTGACGGCCTACGCCCATGTGGATGGACGGCGAACGGTCTATATTCCGGTAACGAAGCGTTCCGACGCCTCGACTCTTGCGGTCATCAGCGCGGTCAAGGCGGCTATCCCTCTTTTCAAGAAGGCAATCCCTGACGACGTGGACGTTCAGTTGGCGTTCGATCAATCGGGGTATGTCTCTCACGCGATCAACGGCCTGGTACGCGAAGCCATCATCGGTGCGGTGCTTACAGGAATTGTGGTTTTGTTCTTCCTGCGCGACTGGCGCGGAGCCCTGATCGTAGTGGCAAATATTCCGTTTGCACTCTTCACGGCCGTCCTTTTGCTTTGGGCAACCGGGCAAACCATCAACATCATGACGCTCGGCGGTCTGGCGCTCGCCGTGGGCGTTCTCGTAGACGAAGCCACCGTGGAGATCGAAAACATCCATACGCAGCTTCTCCCGGGCGTCTCCCGAGCAAAAGCAGTTCTGGAGGCGTGCAAACGCACCGTGATTGCTCGATTGTTGTCCATGCTGTGTGTTCTGGCGGTCTTCGTTCCGTCCTTCTTCATGAAGGGTGTTGGGCGGCAGCTCTTCGTTCCTTTGTCTCTCGCGGTTGGCTTCGCAATGATCGCCTCCTACCTGCTTTCCAGCAGTCTTGTCCCGGTGTTTGGGACGTGGATGATGAAAGAGACCCATCGGCGGGAAGAGTCGGAAGGAGCCTTCGGACGACTCCGGGCGCGATATGAGAAATTCCTGGACGCCGTTCTGAAGTTCAGGTGGCCCGTCATCCTCACCTACTTCGGAGTGTCGATAGTCGTTCTGGTGCTTGTCACACCACATCTCGGAACGGAGATATTTCCGGACGTCAATGGTCCTGTCCTGCGGATGCGTTTGAAGGCACCAGTCGGCACACGCATTGAGGAGACCGAGCCGATGATTCTCCAAGCGCTCGATCTCATTCGCAAGACCATTGGAAAGGAGAACGTGGAAATTACATCCGATTACGTCGGCGTGCAACCTTCCAGCTATCCGATCAACCTGGTGCATCTTTTCTCCAGCGGTCCCGAGGAAGCGATGGTTCAAGTCCAGTTGCGACCCGGACATCCCGACGACGAACGGTTACGGGAAGACCTGCGCTCTGCTTTCAGTAAAGAGATGCCCTCACTCCATCTGTCTTTCGAGGCAGGAGACATCGTCTCGCAGGTCATGAGCTTCGGTTCGCCCACTCCTGTGCAGATCGACGTACAAGGAGTGAACCTCGAACAGAACTACGCTCAACTTGCAAAGATAGAGGCGGAACTCCACAAATTGAGTTTTCTCCGCGATATATCCATCGTGCAGCCGCAGAAGTATCCCACCGTCGAGGTAAACATCGACCGGCAGTATGCCGGACAATTCGGGCTGACGATGGCAGACGTGACCAACTCCATGGTTGCCGCGACAGGATCGTCACGGTTTACTTCGCCGAATTATTGGCGCGACCCGAACACCGGAAATGCTTTTCAAATTCAGGTACAAATTCCTCCGAGCCGCGCTCAGGGTATGCCGGCCTTGTCGTCTCTGCCGCTGATGCGAGATGGACTCTCACAGCCTCAGCTCGATCAGGTCGCAAGCCTGCAGTACGGCACCATGCCGGAGATGATCGAGAGGCTCAGCGGACAGCGTGTTGTGAGCCTCACAGCCAACCTCCACGGTGTCACTCTCGGAGAAGCACAACAGAAGATAAAGGACGCACTCGCCAAAATGCCGGCACCGCCCAAGGGGTCCGTTGTCACAGTTCGGGGCGAGGTTCCAGCGCTGGAAGAGACCATCTCAGGCTTACGCGTGGGACTTTTGCTAGCGATTGCAACTATCTTTCTCCTCCTGATGGCATACTTTCAATCCCTTCGGTTACCGTTGGCTGTCTTGAGCACTATCCCCGGAGTGCTCTGCGGCGTGGTGCTGATGCTGCTCGTTACACGAACAACCCTCAATATCCAGTCCTTTATGGGAGCGATTATGGCGGTAGGGATCTCCGTTGCCAACGCAATTCTCCTTGTGACATTTGCCGAACACGCCCGCCAGCAGGAAGGCGCGGAGGTGGCGGCGCACACAGGCGCTGTCGGTCGCCTCCGTGCGATTCTGATGACCGCCACGGCAATGATCTGCGGCATGATCCCAATGGCCATCGGATTCGGGGAGGGCGGCGCGCAGTCCGCCCCTCTGGCCCGCGCCGTTATCGGTGGCCTCCTCTTTTCGACGTTTGCCACATTGGCCGTGCTGCCCGCCATCTACGGGCTCCTGCAACGGCGCGCATCTGTTACTTCCAATTCCTTGAATCCTGAAGATCCCGCGAGCCGATACTATGCACAATCATAA
- a CDS encoding efflux RND transporter periplasmic adaptor subunit, translating to MHNHKKILLIALAICGQVIAQSPARVELVAVESRNPTRTIALPAELAPYLQADIEARVPGYIEQVLVDRGSRVRRGQVLVELSAPEMKAQTAAAEANLHQAEADQSQAEAQAAGIESTFARLQEASKTPGAIAGNELVQSEKERDAAQSLVSSRKAATRAASERLRVAKEMEGYLRVTAPFDGTITDRFVHPGILVQGGTHTPLLKLQQTAHLRLTVPVPESYAGHVVSGTPVNFHVSSQPGKTYSAKIARISGALDAQSRTMTVELDAYNKDGSLAPGMYPTVDWPVSSAEPLLLVPATSVVSTTERTFIITPLNGHAHWVNVRKGAAFGDQVAIRGEIKQGDKVVKRASDDLREGTPLP from the coding sequence ATGCACAATCATAAGAAAATCCTTCTCATTGCTCTTGCCATCTGTGGGCAGGTGATCGCCCAGTCGCCAGCGCGTGTGGAGCTTGTGGCGGTGGAAAGCCGTAACCCTACACGAACGATCGCATTGCCCGCGGAGTTGGCACCATATTTGCAGGCTGACATTGAAGCACGGGTGCCCGGTTACATTGAACAGGTACTCGTGGATCGTGGCAGTCGCGTGCGACGCGGACAGGTTCTGGTAGAGCTATCCGCCCCGGAGATGAAGGCCCAGACAGCTGCCGCCGAAGCGAATCTTCACCAGGCCGAAGCTGACCAAAGTCAGGCGGAAGCTCAGGCAGCAGGCATTGAGAGTACGTTTGCTCGCTTGCAGGAAGCTTCAAAGACGCCAGGAGCCATAGCGGGCAACGAACTGGTTCAATCGGAGAAAGAGCGGGACGCCGCCCAATCTCTTGTGAGTAGCAGAAAGGCAGCCACTCGGGCGGCGTCCGAGCGTTTGCGCGTTGCAAAGGAGATGGAAGGTTATCTCCGCGTGACGGCGCCCTTCGATGGCACAATCACTGATCGTTTTGTGCATCCGGGCATATTGGTCCAAGGAGGTACCCACACTCCTCTGCTGAAGCTCCAACAGACCGCCCATCTTCGCTTGACGGTCCCAGTTCCCGAGAGTTATGCCGGTCACGTTGTTTCTGGCACACCGGTAAACTTCCACGTCTCGTCACAGCCCGGCAAGACGTATTCTGCCAAGATTGCCAGAATCTCTGGCGCTCTGGATGCACAGAGCAGAACGATGACAGTCGAACTTGACGCCTACAACAAGGACGGCAGCCTTGCACCCGGGATGTATCCGACTGTCGATTGGCCGGTCAGTTCGGCGGAGCCCCTCCTGCTCGTTCCTGCAACCAGCGTTGTCTCGACCACCGAGCGAACTTTCATCATCACCCCACTCAATGGACACGCTCACTGGGTCAACGTGCGCAAAGGCGCAGCTTTTGGAGATCAGGTGGCGATACGTGGCGAGATCAAACAGGGGGACAAGGTTGTAAAACGAGCATCGGATGACCTACGTGAGGGTACGCCTCTTCCGTAG
- a CDS encoding chromate resistance protein: protein MKKINETNSAPWLLLIFTLPGNKASARVGIWRKLQRYGTLQLRNSGYLLPNTPTNQERFAWLATSIRASKGEASVLQVYTVDYPPVDKLHDLFREERRPDYSGLIQEVQKLDPSGPGFPNQLAKLKRRFDEISEIDFFHSPLRANAEEVLYKAEHPVATQVKVPKGKLSKGAYQKRAWITRPRPGIDRVSSAWLIQRFIDPKATFVFGNEPASHPKAVPFDMYESGGFGHEGENCTFETLCLRFGIRDKTVHRIGQAIHDADFDDIKFGRTEGITINQVLKGWAKQGIPDDELLRRGMDLIEGLYHSIA from the coding sequence ATGAAGAAAATCAATGAGACAAACTCGGCGCCGTGGCTCCTGTTGATCTTCACCTTGCCCGGGAACAAGGCAAGCGCGAGGGTCGGCATCTGGAGAAAGCTGCAGCGATATGGAACGCTTCAGCTGCGAAACTCTGGCTACCTATTGCCAAATACGCCGACAAATCAGGAGCGCTTCGCTTGGCTGGCGACCTCAATTCGTGCTTCCAAGGGTGAGGCCTCGGTGCTTCAAGTCTACACCGTTGATTATCCTCCCGTAGACAAGCTTCACGATCTTTTCCGTGAAGAACGAAGACCCGATTACTCAGGATTAATCCAGGAGGTGCAAAAGCTTGACCCGTCAGGTCCGGGCTTTCCCAATCAACTTGCAAAGTTGAAACGGCGGTTCGATGAAATTAGCGAGATCGACTTCTTTCATTCTCCTCTGAGAGCCAACGCCGAAGAGGTTCTTTATAAGGCGGAACATCCGGTAGCCACCCAGGTGAAGGTGCCGAAAGGAAAGCTCTCAAAGGGGGCCTATCAGAAGCGTGCCTGGATTACGAGGCCTCGGCCTGGGATTGACCGCGTGTCCTCTGCGTGGCTCATCCAACGTTTCATTGATCCGAAAGCTACGTTCGTGTTTGGAAATGAACCGGCGAGCCACCCGAAAGCTGTCCCGTTCGACATGTATGAGTCTGGCGGCTTTGGCCACGAAGGAGAGAACTGCACTTTCGAGACTTTGTGCCTTCGCTTTGGAATTCGCGACAAAACAGTTCACCGCATTGGACAAGCTATCCACGATGCCGACTTCGATGACATCAAGTTTGGTCGGACAGAAGGCATCACCATCAACCAAGTTCTGAAGGGGTGGGCCAAGCAGGGCATCCCGGATGACGAACTGCTGCGCCGAGGAATGGACCTTATCGAAGGGCTCTATCACTCGATTGCATAG
- a CDS encoding DUF1259 domain-containing protein, giving the protein MCALACCLTSAWAQADPNAAWKPVDAALGRSGQMQPGDVYKFALPRRDMKVVKDGVTIAPGLALGSWIAFKKMGNEAMVMGDLVLADDEIEPVMLKLQQNGIEQTSIHNHLLGESPRVIYMHIAGHGDPVVLARSLASALALTKTPFPPATTPPAAAQPTIDLKTAEVEQALGYSGKVNGGILQFSVPRIEKISDNGMEVPPAMGTATAINFQPTGEGKAAIAGDFVLLTAEVNPVIRALRTHGIEVEAVHNHMLFDQPHLIFMHFWANDDAVKLAQGLRAALNETSSQKPQIK; this is encoded by the coding sequence CTGTGTGCACTCGCCTGTTGCCTTACCTCTGCATGGGCTCAGGCTGATCCGAATGCGGCATGGAAGCCTGTGGACGCGGCACTCGGCCGGTCTGGTCAGATGCAGCCAGGAGATGTATACAAATTTGCCCTTCCGCGTAGGGACATGAAGGTTGTGAAAGATGGGGTGACCATCGCCCCCGGCCTCGCGCTGGGATCGTGGATTGCCTTCAAGAAAATGGGCAATGAAGCTATGGTCATGGGCGACCTCGTTCTTGCCGACGACGAGATTGAACCCGTCATGCTGAAGCTTCAGCAGAACGGCATCGAGCAGACATCGATCCATAATCATCTCTTGGGAGAAAGCCCTCGTGTGATCTACATGCACATCGCAGGGCATGGTGACCCGGTCGTATTAGCGCGTTCGCTTGCTTCCGCACTGGCTTTGACCAAGACACCCTTTCCCCCAGCCACGACTCCTCCCGCAGCCGCGCAACCAACGATTGATCTAAAAACGGCAGAGGTCGAGCAAGCCCTTGGCTATTCCGGTAAGGTCAATGGAGGCATACTGCAATTCTCTGTTCCTCGCATCGAGAAGATCAGCGATAACGGAATGGAAGTTCCCCCCGCCATGGGTACTGCGACTGCGATCAACTTCCAACCTACGGGAGAGGGTAAGGCTGCCATCGCAGGCGACTTCGTCCTGCTCACCGCCGAAGTCAATCCGGTCATTCGCGCTCTGAGGACGCACGGCATTGAGGTCGAGGCAGTGCACAATCACATGCTTTTCGATCAACCTCATCTCATTTTCATGCATTTCTGGGCGAATGATGACGCCGTCAAGCTGGCGCAGGGCCTTAGGGCCGCACTTAACGAAACCAGTTCGCAAAAGCCACAAATCAAATGA